Within the Bremerella sp. JC817 genome, the region GATCTTCTGGGCTTCGGCTTCGGAAGGTGCGGTCCTGTTTGGTATGGCACCGTGGTGGCACCTGGTTGTTGGTGGTCTGGCGTTCGGTATTGTCTTCATGGCAACCGACCCGGTCTCGGCCTCGATGACACGTACTGGTAAATGGTTCTACGGCATCTTGATTGGTGTGATGACCATCTTGATCCGTAGCATCAACCCGGCCTTCCCGGAAGGGATCATGCTGGCCATTTTGTTCGGTAACGTGATGGCCCCGCTGATCGATTACTTCGTCCTGCAAGCCAACATCAATCGGAGAAAGGCCCGCTATGCGACGTGATAGTGTAGGCGGAACCATCATGGTCGCTGCCGTTTTATGTGTGGTTTGCTCGGTCATCGTGAGCGTGGCTGCGGTTGGTCTTAAGCCGACCCAGGAAAAGAACGCTCAGCTCGACAAGCAACGCAACGTGTTGGCCGCGGCCGGCAAGTTGATGCCTGAAGATTCCGACGAACAAGTCGCCGAGAAGTTCAAGACGATGATCGATCGCCAGATCGTGAATCTCGACACCGGTGACATCGCTTCGGAAGAAGAACTCAAAGAAGCCGGAATCAATCCGGAAGACTACGACCAAGAAGGTGCTCGCAGCAAAACGAGCATGAATCGCGAGATCCCGAAAGGGGCTCTCCCGGGCTTCACCAAAACCGAGAAGTACTCGGAAGTGTACGTAGTCAAAAGTCCCGAAGGCCAGATCGAAGGCGTCGTGCTTCCGATTTACGGCAAGGGGCTGTGGTCGACGCTGAAGGGCTTTATCGCCTTGCAGTCCGACACCAAGACGGCGAAAGGTTTGACTTTCTACTCGCATGGCGAAACGCCAGGTCTGGGTGGTGAAGTCGACAACCCGAACTGGAAAGCTCAATGGCCAGGCAAGAAGGTCCGCGACGACGAAGGCAACGTCCTGATCGAAGTGAAGAAGGCTGGCAACGTCAGTGACGAAAAGACCCAGGTCGATGGTCTGTCGGGTGCGACGATCACGACGAATGGTGTCAACAACCTGGTGCGGTTCTGGCTCAGCGACGAAGGGTTTGGCCCTTACCTGAACAATCTTGAATCCAAGGAGAAGTCG harbors:
- a CDS encoding Na(+)-translocating NADH-quinone reductase subunit C; amino-acid sequence: MRRDSVGGTIMVAAVLCVVCSVIVSVAAVGLKPTQEKNAQLDKQRNVLAAAGKLMPEDSDEQVAEKFKTMIDRQIVNLDTGDIASEEELKEAGINPEDYDQEGARSKTSMNREIPKGALPGFTKTEKYSEVYVVKSPEGQIEGVVLPIYGKGLWSTLKGFIALQSDTKTAKGLTFYSHGETPGLGGEVDNPNWKAQWPGKKVRDDEGNVLIEVKKAGNVSDEKTQVDGLSGATITTNGVNNLVRFWLSDEGFGPYLNNLESKEKSDG